Proteins encoded together in one Rhizobacter sp. J219 window:
- a CDS encoding HAMP domain-containing sensor histidine kinase, whose product MLLLTGVASLGWQSWRQGGLALLLGTALTIVAWDQALSSFSTLWPFCLGLVAMFVWIERQHIQATDQRLIAALDEREALIQDLDSKREQLTRLQQARTQLLASISHDLRQPLQAVRLYADALQAKGLPAPLDAVLQRQLRAADDAVGMLDQFSEFSAIEQGALTSQPRVVEVLEVLEAVAEHLRAGHAATALDVRVHGHPVHLWVDRSQFSRVVQNLAGNAVRHGLRAHAAAGTVTRVLLAVRPHAGGCAIEVWDNGPGIPAESQALVFEPYVQLDNASGTRGGRGLGLTIVRGLVQSLGLQLAPLCSRVGQGTRFRVLAPATLRREAPEAAAAAGAAADLRWLEGRMLAVLDDEEAALDALATALRAAGAHVVAASRLEVLCVQLDEELRFPDALVFDLDLRAEQDGLQAVARLREQWQTRTPAVIVTGRAGAQQPAVLPPSCVLLSKPVALRELVAALAPLVAASAEEDD is encoded by the coding sequence GTGCTGCTGCTCACCGGCGTGGCCAGCCTCGGCTGGCAGTCCTGGCGCCAGGGTGGGCTGGCGCTGTTGCTGGGCACGGCCCTGACCATCGTCGCGTGGGACCAGGCGCTCTCCAGCTTCTCGACGCTGTGGCCGTTCTGCCTCGGGCTCGTTGCCATGTTCGTCTGGATCGAGCGGCAGCACATCCAGGCCACCGACCAGCGGCTCATCGCCGCACTCGACGAACGCGAGGCGCTGATCCAGGACCTCGACAGCAAGCGCGAGCAGCTGACCCGGCTGCAGCAGGCGCGCACGCAGCTGCTCGCGAGCATCAGCCACGATCTGCGCCAGCCGCTGCAGGCGGTGCGCCTGTACGCCGATGCGCTGCAGGCCAAGGGCCTGCCGGCGCCGCTCGACGCCGTGCTGCAGCGCCAGCTGCGCGCGGCCGACGACGCCGTGGGCATGCTCGACCAGTTCAGCGAGTTCAGCGCCATCGAACAGGGCGCGCTCACGTCGCAGCCGCGTGTGGTGGAGGTGCTCGAGGTGCTCGAAGCCGTGGCCGAACACCTGCGCGCCGGCCATGCCGCCACGGCGCTCGACGTGCGTGTGCACGGCCACCCGGTGCACCTGTGGGTCGACCGGTCGCAGTTTTCGCGGGTGGTGCAAAACCTCGCCGGCAACGCCGTGCGCCACGGCCTGCGGGCGCATGCGGCGGCGGGCACGGTGACGCGTGTGCTGCTGGCCGTGCGCCCGCATGCCGGTGGGTGTGCGATCGAGGTGTGGGACAACGGGCCGGGCATTCCGGCCGAGAGCCAGGCGCTGGTCTTCGAGCCGTATGTGCAGCTCGACAACGCCAGCGGCACACGAGGCGGCCGCGGGCTCGGGCTCACCATCGTGCGGGGGCTGGTGCAGTCGCTGGGCCTGCAGCTCGCGCCGCTGTGCAGCCGGGTCGGGCAGGGCACCCGCTTTCGCGTGCTGGCACCGGCGACTTTGCGCCGCGAGGCGCCGGAGGCGGCGGCCGCAGCGGGTGCAGCGGCCGACCTGCGCTGGCTCGAAGGCCGCATGCTGGCAGTGCTCGATGACGAAGAGGCGGCGCTCGACGCGCTGGCCACGGCGCTTCGGGCCGCGGGCGCGCATGTGGTGGCGGCCAGCCGACTGGAGGTCTTGTGTGTGCAGTTGGATGAAGAGTTGCGCTTTCCCGATGCGCTGGTGTTCGACCTCGACCTGCGGGCCGAGCAGGATGGCTTGCAGGCGGTGGCCCGCTTGCGCGAGCAGTGGCAGACCCGCACGCCGGCGGTGATCGTCACAGGCCGGGCCGGTGCGCAGCAGCCGGCCGTCTTGCCGCCAAGCTGCGTGCTGTTGTCCAAGCCGGTGGCGCTGCGTGAGCTGGTGGCGGCGCTCGCGCCGCTCGTCGCGGCAAGCGCGGAGGAAGACGACTAG
- a CDS encoding HNH endonuclease, with the protein MEVLQLDVSGRPQSWISAKEAAVIYASDGVAWTLGDAFYVLRGGMQRRTGLQSRIEVHPIIAVRGAIPSRAWRQTPALSNPKLFARDRQVCAYCGGRFHTDDLTREHIVPTSRGGHDTWMNCITACRACNGHKGNRLPEEVNMSLMYLPYVPSLHEDMILRGRRILADQMEFLLASVPRHSRLRS; encoded by the coding sequence GTGGAAGTGCTGCAACTGGATGTGTCCGGCCGACCGCAATCGTGGATCTCGGCCAAGGAAGCGGCGGTCATCTATGCCAGCGACGGCGTAGCCTGGACCCTCGGCGATGCCTTCTATGTGCTGCGCGGCGGCATGCAGCGGCGCACCGGCCTGCAATCGCGCATCGAGGTTCACCCCATCATCGCGGTGCGCGGGGCCATCCCCAGCCGCGCGTGGCGGCAGACGCCGGCGCTCTCCAACCCCAAGCTCTTTGCCCGTGATCGCCAGGTCTGCGCCTACTGCGGCGGGCGCTTCCACACCGACGACCTGACGCGCGAGCACATCGTGCCCACCTCGCGCGGCGGCCACGACACGTGGATGAACTGCATCACCGCCTGCCGCGCCTGCAACGGCCACAAGGGCAACCGCCTGCCCGAAGAGGTCAACATGTCGCTGATGTACCTGCCGTACGTGCCGAGCCTGCACGAAGACATGATCCTGCGCGGCCGGCGCATCCTCGCCGACCAGATGGAGTTCCTGCTGGCGAGCGTGCCGCGGCATTCGCGCCTGCGCTCCTAG
- a CDS encoding 2-dehydropantoate 2-reductase codes for MKITVVGLGAVGGLLAARLALAGHQVSALARGRTLQAVRERGVGLRMGGQVQHAALQASDDPAAFGPQDLMLIALKGQALPGLAGTLAPLIGPHTLIVPAMNGVPWWFLQTPALQARFTAAQRQLDSVDPSGDTGRVLPLSQVLGCVVHLTCSQPEPGVVQHGFGDRLIFGEPAGGVSERVNRVASVFAEAGFKAEASHDIRREIWFKLWGNMTMNPVSALTGATADRILDDPLVRGFMLRAMAEAAAVGAQIGCPIEQSGEERLAVARQLGAFKTSMLQDSEANRALEIDAIVTAVHEIGARLGMATPNIDTVLGLVRLMARTRGLYPASV; via the coding sequence ATGAAGATCACGGTGGTCGGACTTGGGGCCGTCGGCGGCCTGCTCGCGGCACGGCTGGCGCTGGCCGGACATCAGGTGAGCGCCCTGGCGCGTGGGCGCACGCTGCAGGCGGTGCGCGAGCGCGGCGTGGGGCTTCGCATGGGCGGGCAGGTGCAGCACGCGGCGCTGCAGGCGAGCGACGACCCGGCGGCCTTCGGCCCGCAAGACCTGATGCTGATCGCCCTCAAGGGCCAGGCGCTGCCCGGACTGGCCGGCACGCTCGCGCCGCTGATCGGCCCGCACACGCTGATCGTGCCCGCGATGAACGGCGTGCCCTGGTGGTTCCTGCAGACGCCCGCGCTGCAGGCACGTTTCACGGCGGCGCAACGGCAGCTCGACAGCGTCGACCCGAGCGGCGACACCGGCCGCGTACTGCCGCTCTCGCAGGTGCTGGGCTGCGTGGTCCACCTCACCTGCTCGCAGCCGGAGCCGGGCGTGGTGCAGCATGGTTTCGGCGATCGGCTGATCTTCGGTGAACCCGCCGGCGGGGTGAGCGAGCGGGTGAACCGTGTCGCCTCCGTGTTCGCCGAAGCCGGCTTCAAGGCCGAGGCCAGCCACGACATCCGCCGCGAGATCTGGTTCAAGCTCTGGGGCAACATGACCATGAACCCGGTCTCGGCCCTCACTGGCGCCACGGCCGACCGCATCCTCGACGACCCGCTGGTGCGCGGCTTCATGCTGCGTGCGATGGCCGAGGCGGCGGCGGTGGGGGCGCAGATCGGCTGCCCGATCGAGCAATCGGGCGAAGAGCGCCTTGCCGTCGCGCGCCAGCTCGGCGCCTTCAAGACCTCGATGCTGCAAGACAGCGAAGCGAATCGCGCGCTGGAGATCGACGCCATCGTCACCGCCGTCCACGAAATCGGCGCCAGGCTGGGCATGGCCACCCCGAACATCGACACCGTGCTCGGCCTCGTGAGACTGATGGCTCGCACGCGCGGGCTGTATCCAGCATCTGTGTGA
- a CDS encoding TetR/AcrR family transcriptional regulator gives MSANPRSLRDTPRQMQKGQQTRAAILEAALGLASHMGLEGLSIGALADVMQMSKSGVFAHFGSREELQISVIREYHAKFEEEVFFPALREERGLPRLRAFFERWIKRVSVELDSGCIYISGAVEFDDRPGPVRDALVEMVRAWHLALERAIRMAVAEGHLRDDTDAQQMLFEIHGHILAVHHDARFLRVPGALDRARIGFERVVGYYAAAPRQAARTQRR, from the coding sequence ATGAGTGCCAACCCCCGTTCGCTGCGCGACACGCCCCGCCAGATGCAGAAAGGCCAGCAGACCCGCGCCGCCATTCTGGAGGCCGCCTTGGGCCTGGCGTCGCACATGGGCCTGGAAGGCCTGTCGATCGGCGCGCTGGCCGATGTGATGCAGATGAGCAAGTCGGGCGTCTTCGCGCATTTTGGCTCGCGCGAAGAGCTGCAGATCTCGGTCATCCGCGAATACCACGCCAAATTCGAGGAAGAAGTGTTCTTCCCGGCACTGCGCGAGGAGCGCGGCCTGCCGCGTCTGCGCGCCTTCTTCGAGCGCTGGATCAAGCGCGTGTCGGTCGAGCTGGATTCGGGCTGCATCTACATCAGCGGTGCCGTCGAGTTCGACGACCGGCCCGGCCCCGTGCGCGACGCGCTGGTCGAGATGGTGCGTGCCTGGCACCTCGCGCTGGAGCGCGCCATCCGCATGGCCGTGGCCGAAGGCCACTTGCGCGACGACACCGATGCCCAGCAGATGCTGTTCGAGATCCACGGGCACATCCTCGCCGTGCACCACGATGCCCGCTTCCTGCGCGTGCCGGGCGCCCTCGACCGTGCCCGCATCGGCTTTGAGCGGGTGGTGGGCTACTACGCCGCTGCGCCGCGTCAAGCGGCACGCACGCAACGCCGATAA
- a CDS encoding acyl-CoA dehydrogenase C-terminal domain-containing protein → MQGVHDGPVHPPLRDMQFLMHEVFNVPAELQALPPHKDIDADTINAVLEEGGKFASQVIFPLNQSGDTEGCTLNKETHEVTPPKGFKEAYQQYVEGGWPALSCDPAYGGQGLPHVVNQCFYEMLNSANQAWTMYPGLSHGAYEALHAHGTDEQKKTYLPKLTSGEWTGTMCLTEPHCGTDLGLLRTKAEPQADGTYKITGAKIFISAGEHNMAPNIVHLVLARLPDAPAGSKGISLFVVPKFLVNADGSLGKRNGIFCAGLEEKMGIHGNATAQLVLENAVGTLVGQPNKGLAAMFVMMNAARLGVGNQGLGLTEVAYQNAVAYAKDRIQMRALSGPKAADKPADPIIVHPDVRKMLLTARAYAEGGRALGMWTSLQLDKELASDDEDVRKECGDLVALITPIVKAFLTDNAWISTSHCLQVFGGHGFIKEWGMEQYVRDARINMIYEGTNTIQSLDLLGRKVLADNGAKLKKFGKIVTEFVEAEGTNEAMQEFVNPLADLGEKVVKLTTEIGMKAFQNQDEVGAAAVDYLRVAGHLVMGYFWARMAKVALEKQGSGDPFYTAKLATARFYFAKLLPETASLIRTARAGLKPLMEMDEALF, encoded by the coding sequence ATTCAAGGAGTTCACGATGGCCCAGTACACCCCCCGCTGCGCGACATGCAGTTCCTGATGCATGAAGTGTTCAACGTGCCGGCTGAGCTGCAGGCCCTGCCGCCGCACAAGGACATCGATGCCGACACCATCAATGCGGTGCTCGAGGAAGGCGGCAAGTTCGCGTCGCAGGTGATCTTCCCGCTCAACCAGAGCGGCGACACGGAGGGCTGCACGCTCAACAAGGAAACGCACGAGGTCACGCCGCCCAAGGGTTTCAAGGAGGCCTATCAGCAGTACGTGGAAGGCGGCTGGCCCGCGCTGAGCTGCGACCCGGCCTATGGCGGCCAGGGTCTGCCGCATGTGGTGAACCAGTGCTTCTACGAGATGCTCAACTCGGCCAACCAGGCGTGGACGATGTACCCCGGCCTGTCGCACGGCGCCTATGAAGCGCTGCACGCCCACGGCACCGACGAGCAGAAGAAAACCTACCTGCCCAAGCTGACCAGCGGCGAATGGACGGGCACCATGTGCCTGACCGAGCCGCACTGCGGCACCGACCTCGGCCTCCTGCGCACCAAGGCCGAGCCGCAAGCCGACGGCACCTACAAGATCACCGGCGCCAAGATCTTCATCTCGGCCGGCGAGCACAACATGGCTCCGAACATCGTGCACCTGGTGCTGGCCCGCCTGCCCGATGCGCCCGCCGGCTCGAAGGGCATCTCGCTCTTCGTGGTGCCGAAGTTCCTGGTCAACGCCGATGGCAGCCTGGGCAAGCGCAACGGCATCTTCTGCGCCGGCCTGGAAGAGAAGATGGGCATCCACGGCAACGCCACCGCCCAGCTGGTGCTGGAAAACGCCGTCGGCACGCTGGTCGGCCAGCCGAACAAGGGCCTCGCCGCCATGTTCGTGATGATGAACGCCGCCCGTCTGGGCGTCGGCAACCAGGGCCTGGGCCTGACCGAAGTGGCCTACCAGAACGCCGTGGCCTACGCGAAGGACCGCATCCAGATGCGCGCCCTGTCGGGCCCCAAGGCCGCCGACAAGCCGGCCGACCCGATCATCGTGCACCCCGACGTGCGCAAGATGCTGCTCACCGCGCGTGCGTATGCCGAAGGTGGCCGTGCGCTCGGCATGTGGACCTCGCTGCAGCTCGACAAGGAACTCGCAAGCGACGACGAAGACGTGCGCAAGGAATGCGGCGACCTGGTGGCGCTCATCACCCCCATCGTCAAGGCCTTCCTGACCGACAACGCCTGGATCTCCACCTCGCACTGCCTGCAGGTCTTCGGCGGCCACGGCTTCATCAAGGAATGGGGCATGGAGCAGTACGTGCGCGATGCCCGCATCAACATGATCTACGAGGGCACCAACACCATCCAGTCGCTTGACCTCCTGGGCCGCAAGGTGCTGGCGGACAACGGCGCCAAGCTGAAGAAGTTCGGCAAGATCGTCACCGAGTTCGTCGAGGCCGAAGGCACCAACGAAGCCATGCAGGAGTTCGTGAACCCGCTGGCCGACCTGGGCGAGAAGGTGGTGAAGCTCACCACCGAGATCGGCATGAAGGCCTTCCAGAACCAGGACGAAGTGGGCGCCGCCGCCGTCGACTACCTCCGTGTGGCCGGCCACCTGGTCATGGGCTACTTCTGGGCCCGCATGGCCAAGGTCGCGCTCGAGAAGCAAGGCTCGGGCGACCCGTTCTACACCGCCAAGCTCGCCACCGCGCGCTTCTACTTCGCCAAGCTGCTGCCCGAAACCGCGAGCCTCATCCGCACCGCACGCGCGGGCTTGAAGCCGCTGATGGAGATGGACGAGGCTTTGTTCTAA
- a CDS encoding DUF2147 domain-containing protein, with translation MKKLLAAAAALMVSGVAFAQNATPVGLWKSIDEKSKIEKSLVRITESGGVVVGKIEKLLDPAVKPDAVCDECNGELKGKPIVGLTIIAGAKKNAEEAAQWDGGTVLDPANGKTYKLRLRPSADNKKLEVRGYIGTPMIGRSQTWVRVE, from the coding sequence ATGAAGAAGCTGCTGGCGGCTGCGGCCGCGTTGATGGTCTCGGGTGTGGCGTTCGCGCAGAACGCAACCCCCGTGGGGCTGTGGAAGAGCATCGACGAGAAGTCCAAGATCGAGAAGTCGCTGGTGCGCATCACCGAGAGCGGTGGTGTCGTCGTCGGCAAGATCGAGAAGCTGCTCGACCCAGCCGTCAAGCCCGACGCGGTGTGCGACGAATGCAACGGCGAGCTCAAGGGCAAGCCGATCGTCGGCCTCACCATCATTGCTGGCGCCAAGAAGAACGCCGAAGAAGCGGCGCAGTGGGACGGTGGCACGGTGCTCGACCCGGCCAACGGCAAGACCTACAAGCTTCGCCTGCGGCCCTCGGCCGACAACAAGAAGCTCGAGGTGCGGGGCTACATCGGCACGCCGATGATCGGCCGCTCGCAGACCTGGGTGCGCGTCGAGTAA
- a CDS encoding alpha/beta hydrolase — protein MGELAGAGWQGMTSGRSGARWWWHRQLKKPFFGRFMKPWRWPQGVATEGWQRVTIASGSHAELAAVVAETSAPRVRGVVVCAHPMGLASKGFWLRNGHAQRLLDDGFHVVLFDFNGFGESPSTNFDWPADVVAAGQWARRRFAGLPVHALGASFGAMHALNAMPHADYPFDRVVAESCAATLPLFWKAYPFPHAVLQIGRFFAPAMERGLRAEWNIRHLNPSSRLLLIHSRGDTWTPVFHGDRIEAAAPAGARLTRLTLDRAEHTHGLRDEPDTYWPAVREFLVAD, from the coding sequence ATGGGTGAGCTCGCAGGCGCAGGCTGGCAGGGCATGACGAGCGGGCGTTCCGGCGCCCGCTGGTGGTGGCATCGCCAGTTGAAGAAGCCGTTCTTCGGCCGCTTCATGAAACCCTGGCGCTGGCCGCAAGGCGTGGCCACCGAAGGCTGGCAACGGGTGACGATCGCCAGCGGCAGCCATGCCGAACTCGCGGCCGTCGTCGCCGAGACCTCGGCGCCCCGTGTGCGCGGCGTGGTCGTCTGCGCCCACCCGATGGGCCTGGCAAGCAAGGGCTTCTGGCTGCGCAACGGCCATGCGCAGCGGCTGCTCGATGATGGCTTCCACGTCGTGCTGTTCGACTTCAACGGCTTCGGCGAAAGCCCGTCGACCAACTTCGACTGGCCGGCCGACGTGGTGGCTGCAGGCCAGTGGGCACGTCGTCGGTTCGCGGGCCTGCCGGTGCATGCGCTGGGCGCCTCGTTCGGGGCCATGCATGCGCTCAACGCGATGCCGCATGCGGACTACCCGTTCGACCGCGTCGTGGCCGAGTCCTGCGCGGCCACCCTGCCCCTCTTCTGGAAGGCCTATCCGTTCCCGCATGCCGTGCTGCAGATCGGGCGCTTCTTCGCGCCTGCGATGGAGCGTGGCCTGCGGGCCGAATGGAACATCCGGCACCTGAACCCCTCGTCGCGGCTGCTGCTTATCCACAGCCGCGGCGACACCTGGACGCCGGTGTTCCACGGCGACCGGATCGAGGCCGCGGCACCCGCCGGCGCACGGCTGACCCGACTGACCCTCGATCGCGCCGAGCACACCCACGGCCTGCGCGACGAGCCGGATACCTATTGGCCTGCGGTGCGCGAGTTCCTCGTCGCCGACTGA
- a CDS encoding 3-hydroxyacyl-CoA dehydrogenase/enoyl-CoA hydratase family protein: protein MSRFNVRKVAVLGAGVMGAQIAAHLVNVKVPVVLFDLPAKEGPKNGIVTKAVDGLKKIKPSPLGIPEDAALIQQANYEEHLELLKDCDLIIEAIAERMDWKLDLYTKVAPFIAPHAIVASNTSGLSITKLSDVLPQEIKPRFCGIHFFNPPRYMYLVELIPTPTTRPEILDQLESFVTTALGKGVVRAKDTPNFVANRVGIANMLSTMKEAENFGLSYDVVDDLTGKKLGRASSGTFRTADVVGLDTMAHVMKTMQDNLKEDPFYGAYATPKAVAALIEKGALGQKVGAGFYKKVGKDILRLDPAKGDYVASGGKADEIVARMLKKPPAERLKLLRESTNPQAQFLWAILRNGFHYAAVHLADVADSAREVDLALRWGFGMNQGPFELWQQAGWKQVAEWVKADIDAGKALSKAPLPAWVFDGRDGVHTAEGSWSASQNKYLPKSNLPVYQRQHFPEALFGSGAVDPLKSGTEEFKNDEVRAWTLDGEVLILSITSKLHLIGEGVIDGLAKAVEVAEAKYKGLVIWSPDDVFSAGANLESMLPVFMKSGAKGIAPMIKKLQDTMLRMRYSTVPVIAAVRGIALGGGCEIAVYTTKRVAAMESYMGLVEVGVGLIPGGGGLTYIARRAAEMASAANANADILKFLTDGFTAAAMAKVGTSALENRKNGYLLWSDIVVPNKDELLYVASQQAKAMYESGYRAPAKSVFPVAGRNGIATIKAQLVNMRDGGFISQHDFHIGALIADVVCGGDVDAGSLVTEEYLMTLERKHFCSLLEHPKSQERAMGMLSTGKPVRN, encoded by the coding sequence GTGAGTCGATTCAATGTCCGCAAGGTCGCCGTGCTCGGCGCCGGCGTGATGGGCGCACAGATCGCCGCCCACCTCGTCAACGTGAAGGTGCCGGTCGTGCTGTTCGACCTGCCGGCCAAGGAAGGCCCGAAGAACGGGATCGTCACCAAGGCCGTCGACGGCCTGAAGAAGATCAAGCCGTCGCCGCTCGGCATTCCCGAAGACGCCGCGCTCATCCAGCAGGCCAACTACGAGGAACACCTCGAACTGCTGAAGGACTGTGACCTGATCATCGAGGCCATCGCCGAGCGCATGGACTGGAAGCTCGACCTGTACACCAAGGTTGCCCCGTTCATCGCCCCGCACGCCATCGTGGCGAGCAACACCTCGGGCCTGTCGATCACCAAGCTCAGCGATGTGCTGCCGCAGGAGATCAAGCCGCGCTTCTGCGGCATCCACTTCTTCAACCCGCCGCGCTACATGTACCTGGTGGAGCTGATCCCCACCCCGACCACGCGCCCGGAGATCCTCGACCAGCTGGAAAGCTTCGTCACCACCGCGCTCGGCAAGGGCGTGGTGCGCGCCAAGGACACGCCCAACTTCGTGGCCAACCGTGTCGGCATCGCCAACATGCTGTCCACGATGAAGGAAGCCGAGAACTTCGGCCTCTCCTACGACGTGGTCGACGACCTGACCGGCAAGAAGCTGGGCCGTGCGTCGAGCGGCACCTTCCGCACCGCCGACGTGGTGGGCCTCGACACGATGGCCCACGTCATGAAGACGATGCAGGACAACCTCAAGGAAGACCCCTTCTACGGCGCCTACGCCACGCCCAAGGCCGTGGCCGCGCTGATCGAGAAGGGCGCGCTCGGCCAGAAGGTCGGCGCTGGCTTCTACAAGAAGGTCGGCAAGGACATCCTGCGCCTCGACCCGGCCAAGGGTGACTACGTGGCTTCGGGCGGCAAGGCCGACGAGATCGTCGCGCGCATGCTAAAGAAGCCGCCTGCCGAGCGCCTGAAGCTGCTGCGCGAATCGACCAACCCGCAGGCGCAGTTCCTGTGGGCCATCCTGCGCAACGGCTTCCACTACGCCGCCGTGCACCTGGCCGACGTGGCCGACTCGGCCCGCGAGGTCGACCTCGCGCTGCGCTGGGGCTTCGGCATGAACCAGGGCCCCTTCGAGCTGTGGCAACAGGCCGGCTGGAAGCAGGTCGCCGAGTGGGTCAAGGCCGACATCGATGCCGGCAAGGCGCTCAGCAAGGCGCCGCTGCCCGCCTGGGTGTTCGACGGCCGCGATGGCGTGCACACCGCCGAAGGTTCGTGGAGCGCTTCGCAGAACAAGTACCTGCCCAAGAGCAACCTGCCGGTCTACCAGCGCCAGCACTTCCCCGAAGCCCTGTTCGGCTCGGGCGCGGTCGACCCGCTCAAGTCGGGCACCGAAGAGTTCAAGAACGACGAAGTGCGCGCCTGGACGCTCGATGGCGAGGTGCTGATCCTCAGCATCACCTCCAAGCTGCACCTGATCGGCGAAGGCGTGATCGACGGCCTGGCCAAGGCGGTGGAAGTGGCCGAAGCCAAGTACAAGGGCCTCGTGATCTGGTCGCCGGACGACGTGTTCTCGGCCGGTGCCAACCTCGAGTCGATGCTGCCGGTCTTCATGAAGAGCGGCGCCAAGGGCATCGCCCCGATGATCAAGAAGCTGCAGGACACCATGCTGCGCATGCGCTACTCCACCGTGCCGGTGATCGCCGCCGTGCGTGGCATCGCGCTGGGCGGTGGCTGTGAGATCGCCGTCTACACGACCAAGCGTGTGGCGGCGATGGAAAGCTACATGGGCCTGGTGGAAGTGGGCGTGGGCCTGATCCCCGGCGGTGGCGGCCTGACCTACATCGCCCGCCGTGCGGCCGAGATGGCCAGCGCTGCGAACGCCAATGCCGACATCCTCAAGTTCCTGACCGACGGCTTCACCGCCGCCGCGATGGCGAAGGTGGGCACGAGCGCCCTCGAGAACCGCAAGAACGGCTACCTGCTGTGGAGCGACATCGTCGTGCCCAACAAGGACGAGCTGCTCTACGTCGCCTCGCAACAGGCCAAGGCCATGTACGAGAGCGGCTACCGCGCGCCGGCCAAGTCGGTCTTCCCGGTCGCCGGCCGCAACGGCATCGCGACCATCAAGGCCCAGCTGGTCAACATGCGCGACGGCGGCTTCATCAGCCAGCACGACTTCCACATCGGCGCGCTGATCGCCGACGTGGTCTGCGGTGGTGACGTCGATGCCGGCTCGCTGGTCACCGAGGAATACCTGATGACGCTGGAGCGCAAGCACTTCTGCAGCCTGCTGGAGCACCCCAAGTCGCAAGAGCGCGCGATGGGCATGCTCTCGACCGGCAAGCCGGTGAGGAACTGA
- a CDS encoding acetyl-CoA C-acyltransferase, with the protein MSKQIQDAYIVAATRTPIGRSGRGYFKNTRPDDLLIAAIRSALAQAPGLDPAAIEDAIIGCSFPEGEQGMNMARIAAGLALPKPVGGVTVNRFCASGVTAIQMAADRIRVGEADLLIAGGAESMSLVPMGGNKPSFNPEIFANNENIGIAYGMGLTAEKVATQWKVSREAQDAFALESHQRAMKAIEAGEFKDEITPIDVISRTPDLATGEQITKKRTVNIDEGPRPDTSLEGLAKLKPVFAAKGSVTAGNSSQTSDGAGALILASEKAVKQFGLKPLARFVSFAARGVPPEIMGIGPIEAIPAALKYAGLTKDQIDWIEVLNEAFAAQSLAVLNTLELDPKKVNPMGGAIALGHPLGATGAIRAATVVHALRRHNLKYGMVTMCIGTGQGAAGIFERV; encoded by the coding sequence ATGTCCAAACAGATTCAAGACGCCTACATCGTCGCCGCCACCCGCACGCCCATCGGCCGCTCGGGCCGTGGCTATTTCAAGAACACCCGCCCGGACGATCTGCTGATCGCCGCCATTCGCAGCGCGCTGGCCCAAGCCCCCGGCCTGGACCCGGCCGCGATCGAAGACGCGATCATCGGCTGCTCGTTCCCCGAGGGCGAACAAGGCATGAACATGGCGCGCATCGCCGCCGGCCTCGCACTGCCGAAGCCGGTGGGTGGCGTGACCGTCAACCGCTTCTGCGCGTCGGGCGTGACCGCCATCCAGATGGCGGCTGACCGCATCCGCGTCGGTGAGGCCGACCTGCTGATCGCCGGTGGCGCCGAATCCATGAGCCTCGTGCCCATGGGCGGCAACAAGCCGTCGTTCAACCCCGAGATCTTCGCGAACAACGAGAACATCGGCATCGCCTACGGCATGGGCCTCACGGCCGAGAAGGTGGCGACGCAGTGGAAGGTCTCGCGCGAAGCGCAAGACGCCTTCGCCCTCGAGTCGCACCAGCGCGCCATGAAGGCGATCGAAGCGGGCGAGTTCAAGGACGAGATCACCCCGATCGACGTCATCTCGCGCACGCCGGATCTCGCGACCGGCGAGCAGATCACCAAGAAGCGCACCGTCAACATCGACGAAGGCCCGCGCCCCGACACCTCGCTCGAAGGCCTGGCCAAGCTCAAGCCCGTGTTCGCCGCCAAGGGCAGCGTGACGGCCGGCAACAGCTCGCAGACGAGCGACGGCGCTGGCGCGCTGATCCTCGCGAGCGAAAAGGCGGTGAAGCAGTTCGGCTTGAAGCCGCTCGCCCGCTTCGTGAGCTTCGCGGCTCGCGGCGTGCCGCCCGAGATCATGGGCATCGGCCCGATCGAAGCCATTCCTGCGGCCCTGAAGTACGCCGGCCTCACGAAGGACCAGATCGACTGGATCGAAGTTCTCAACGAAGCCTTTGCCGCCCAGTCGCTCGCCGTGCTCAACACGCTCGAGCTGGACCCGAAGAAGGTCAACCCGATGGGCGGCGCGATTGCACTCGGCCACCCGCTGGGCGCCACCGGTGCCATCCGCGCCGCGACGGTCGTGCACGCACTGCGTCGCCACAACCTGAAGTACGGCATGGTCACGATGTGCATCGGCACCGGCCAGGGCGCGGCTGGCATCTTCGAGCGCGTCTGA